One window of Sphingobacteriales bacterium genomic DNA carries:
- a CDS encoding insulinase family protein, with amino-acid sequence MRKLHFENKRLLISFLFFGLFLFLLSSGVHGQTKRGKDGNYVYEYVENDPLKARIYTLDNGLKVYLSQNTDEPRILTLVPVRVGSKEDPRDNTGLAHYLEHMVFKGTSKIGTHDWQTEEKLLKQISDLYEEHKNTDVPAKKSSIYKKIDSLSYIASTFAISNEYDKMISSLGAKSTNAYTSSDETVYINDIPSNELERWLIVESERFSQLVLRLFHTELETVYEEFNMGQDRDGTKVYQAILKTMFPKHPYNISTIGVGEHLKNPSMEAIHRFFDTYYVPNNMAVCMSGDLDYSKTIALIDKHLGKLPFKKLERPVMPKEEEQTKPVEATVFGKEVENVSIAFRLDGAGSKDAFMLRLMDGIFQNGQAGLMDINLFQQQKILDGGAYQNVMNDYSMYVMNGVPREGQTLEEVRDLLMQQMDILKKGSFDDELIPSVIKNFKLNELKRAESNWGRASYFVRSFITGQKWETYVSELSRLEKITKADVVKFVNDRFKNNYVVIYKRNGEDPGVLKMEKPPITQVELNRDKQSEFFKNYEKIAARSLTPVFVNYKEAIKKGKLKNGIEVSYIHNTLNPTFNMYYVLDMGTNHNKKLGLAIKYLPYLGTSKYNAEQLQKEFYKLGVSFDIYSSADRVYVSLSGLEESFEAGLKLFEHVLSNIQPDQKALDDMIAGLLKERNDNKKNKNIIFGQALVNYGIYGPNSEFTNILSEQELKQITGKELTDLLKQLSTYKHYVFYYGQNELKDITKLLSKYHKAPSKLKNYPKPVEFTEQPTEKEKVYFVNYNMVQAQIAMLAKDEKFNKNLIPASSVFGEYFGGGLSSIVYQEIREARALAYSAYSYFSSPLKPDKSHYTRAFMGVQADKMVEAIKAMSQLMNEMPKSEKQFEGARASVLKQIETERTTKTNIFFSYLRAKDRGLDYDLNQDVYAKAPSLTLNDMEQFFNQHVKGKKYTYLVIGDKTKLDMDYLRSLGEFKELTMEEIFGY; translated from the coding sequence ATGCGCAAGTTACACTTCGAAAACAAACGGTTACTCATCTCCTTCCTGTTTTTTGGCTTATTCCTGTTTTTACTTTCCTCCGGAGTTCATGGACAAACGAAAAGAGGTAAAGACGGCAACTACGTCTATGAATATGTTGAAAACGACCCGCTTAAAGCCAGAATTTATACTTTAGATAACGGGTTGAAGGTCTATTTATCTCAAAACACAGACGAACCCCGTATTTTAACCCTTGTACCTGTTCGGGTTGGCAGCAAGGAAGACCCGCGTGACAATACCGGATTAGCACATTATTTAGAACACATGGTGTTTAAAGGAACTTCAAAAATCGGTACTCACGATTGGCAAACGGAAGAAAAACTGTTGAAACAAATTTCAGACCTGTACGAGGAACATAAAAACACGGATGTGCCGGCCAAAAAGAGCAGCATTTACAAAAAGATTGACAGTTTGTCTTATATAGCCTCTACGTTTGCCATCTCGAACGAGTATGATAAAATGATCAGTTCGTTGGGAGCAAAAAGCACGAATGCTTATACTTCGAGCGACGAAACGGTTTATATCAACGATATTCCTTCCAATGAGCTGGAACGATGGCTAATAGTAGAATCAGAGCGATTTAGCCAATTGGTACTACGTTTGTTTCATACCGAGTTGGAAACGGTTTATGAAGAGTTTAACATGGGGCAAGACCGGGACGGAACAAAAGTATATCAGGCGATACTCAAAACCATGTTTCCCAAACATCCGTACAATATCAGCACAATTGGCGTTGGCGAACATTTGAAAAACCCGTCTATGGAGGCCATTCACCGCTTTTTTGATACGTATTATGTGCCCAACAACATGGCTGTTTGTATGTCCGGCGATTTGGATTACAGCAAAACCATTGCTTTGATAGACAAACATTTGGGTAAACTGCCTTTTAAAAAACTGGAACGTCCGGTAATGCCCAAAGAAGAAGAACAGACTAAACCGGTAGAAGCCACTGTTTTTGGCAAAGAAGTTGAAAATGTGAGTATTGCATTTCGGTTGGATGGGGCAGGCTCTAAAGATGCCTTTATGCTGCGGCTGATGGATGGAATTTTTCAGAACGGACAAGCGGGTTTGATGGATATTAACCTGTTTCAGCAGCAAAAAATTCTGGATGGCGGGGCATATCAAAATGTGATGAACGATTACAGCATGTATGTGATGAACGGTGTTCCCCGCGAAGGACAAACGCTTGAAGAAGTGCGCGACCTGCTGATGCAACAGATGGATATTCTTAAAAAAGGCAGTTTTGACGACGAACTTATTCCATCGGTAATCAAAAACTTTAAGCTGAACGAATTGAAACGGGCAGAAAGCAACTGGGGCAGGGCTTCTTATTTTGTCAGGTCGTTTATTACCGGCCAAAAATGGGAAACTTATGTGAGCGAACTCAGCCGTTTGGAAAAAATCACCAAAGCCGATGTGGTAAAATTTGTCAACGACCGGTTTAAAAACAACTATGTCGTCATATATAAACGCAATGGCGAAGACCCAGGCGTTCTTAAAATGGAAAAACCGCCCATTACTCAGGTAGAACTCAACCGCGACAAACAGTCTGAATTTTTTAAAAACTATGAAAAAATAGCTGCCCGAAGTTTAACCCCTGTTTTTGTCAACTACAAGGAAGCCATTAAAAAAGGCAAACTAAAAAACGGGATAGAGGTGAGTTATATCCACAACACGCTCAACCCCACCTTTAATATGTACTATGTGTTGGATATGGGGACCAATCACAACAAAAAGCTGGGTTTGGCAATTAAGTATCTCCCGTATTTAGGTACCAGTAAATACAATGCCGAACAGTTGCAAAAAGAGTTTTACAAACTCGGCGTAAGTTTCGATATCTATTCTTCGGCCGACCGGGTTTATGTGTCGCTTTCGGGATTAGAGGAATCTTTCGAAGCGGGGTTAAAACTGTTTGAGCATGTGTTGAGCAATATTCAACCCGACCAAAAAGCGTTGGATGATATGATTGCAGGGCTGCTTAAAGAGCGCAACGACAATAAGAAAAACAAAAATATCATTTTTGGGCAAGCGTTGGTTAACTATGGAATTTACGGACCCAACTCCGAATTTACCAACATTTTGTCAGAACAGGAACTCAAACAGATAACCGGCAAAGAACTGACCGATTTGCTCAAACAGTTGAGTACCTACAAACATTATGTGTTCTATTACGGGCAAAACGAACTGAAAGACATCACCAAGTTACTTTCAAAATATCATAAAGCCCCCTCAAAACTGAAAAACTATCCCAAACCCGTTGAGTTTACTGAACAGCCTACCGAAAAGGAGAAAGTTTACTTTGTCAACTACAATATGGTTCAGGCGCAGATTGCCATGCTCGCAAAAGATGAAAAGTTCAATAAAAACTTAATTCCGGCTTCGTCTGTGTTTGGCGAATATTTCGGAGGCGGGTTATCGTCCATCGTTTATCAGGAAATTCGCGAGGCCAGGGCGTTGGCCTATTCTGCCTATTCTTATTTCAGTTCACCACTAAAACCGGATAAGTCGCATTATACCCGTGCTTTTATGGGTGTTCAGGCAGACAAAATGGTCGAGGCAATTAAAGCTATGAGCCAATTGATGAACGAAATGCCCAAATCCGAAAAACAATTTGAAGGTGCCCGGGCCTCGGTTCTCAAACAGATTGAAACCGAGCGTACTACCAAAACCAATATTTTTTTCAGCTATCTGAGAGCCAAAGACAGGGGGTTGGACTATGATCTAAATCAGGACGTTTACGCTAAAGCTCCTTCACTTACCTTAAACGATATGGAACAGTTTTTTAACCAACATGTAAAAGGTAAAAAATATACCTATTTGGTGATTGGCGACAAAACAAAATTAGATATGGACTACCTCCGTTCGCTGGGTGAGTTTAAAGAGCTGACTATGGAAGAAATTTTTGGTTATTGA
- a CDS encoding gamma carbonic anhydrase family protein codes for MPLIMPVNGKNPEFGDDCFIAPNATVVGEVTMGDNCSVWFNAVVRGDVHYIHIGNKVNIQDGAIIHCTYQKAPVNIGNNVSIGHRAIVHGCTIHDNVLIGMGAIVMDHAVVHPNSIIAAGAVVLENTVVESGSIYAGVPAKKVKTISPEQFSRLIETIANNYIMYAGWFAENTEAEV; via the coding sequence ATGCCTTTAATAATGCCGGTTAATGGAAAAAATCCCGAATTTGGAGACGATTGTTTTATAGCCCCCAATGCCACCGTTGTTGGCGAAGTAACGATGGGGGACAATTGCAGCGTTTGGTTTAATGCCGTTGTCAGAGGAGATGTTCATTATATTCATATCGGCAATAAGGTAAATATTCAGGACGGGGCAATCATTCACTGCACCTACCAAAAAGCACCTGTAAATATCGGCAACAATGTATCTATCGGGCACCGGGCAATCGTTCACGGTTGCACCATTCATGATAACGTGCTGATAGGAATGGGCGCAATTGTGATGGATCATGCCGTTGTTCATCCCAACAGCATCATAGCGGCAGGAGCAGTAGTGCTGGAAAATACGGTGGTTGAATCGGGCAGTATATATGCGGGAGTTCCGGCAAAAAAGGTAAAAACAATCAGCCCCGAGCAATTTTCGAGGTTAATTGAAACCATTGCCAACAACTATATCATGTATGCCGGATGGTTTGCCGAAAATACAGAAGCCGAAGTATAA